One genomic region from Diabrotica undecimpunctata isolate CICGRU chromosome 9, icDiaUnde3, whole genome shotgun sequence encodes:
- the LOC140449900 gene encoding protein CTLA-2-alpha-like — MLCKIFLFALFLAVVVAQVPDDDETAEEAWPKYKEKYNKSYDEAEDAMRFALFKERFYKIKAHNKRYEAGEVTWREGLNEFTDWTEEQRNQPGLLPIDDKVVV, encoded by the exons AtgctttgtaaaatatttttatttgcattGTTCCTTGCAGTGGTGGTGGCACAAGTTCCTGACGACGACGAAACAGCTGAAGAAGCATGGCCAAAATACAAg gaaAAGTATAATAAGTCGTACGATGAAGCAGAAGATGCCATGAGGTTTGCTTTATTTAAAGAAAGATTCTACAAAATTAAAGCGCACAACAAAAGGTACGAGGCTGGAGAAGTAACATGGAGAGAGGGATTAAACGAATTTACTGACTGGACAGAAGAACAACGGAACCAGCCTGGTCTCTTACCGATTGATGACAAAGTTgttgtataa